DNA from Polyangiaceae bacterium:
AACACCGGGACCACGACGAAGACCGACGTCAACTTCTTCTTGCCCTTGCCGCCCTCCTATCATTTGCGCTGGGGCGTGGACGACAGCGTGGACCTCGGTTTTCACGTCAACAACGCGTCCTCCCTCGCCTTCGACGGCAAGTTCAACCTGATGAAGGGCCGCGTGGATCTCGCAATCGATCCGGGCGTGCAGTGGTACAACATCTCGGTCAATGAGTACTCGACCAACCTGTTCTACTTCCACGGTCCGCTGCTGATCGACTTCAACGTCTCCCAGGAGCTCTCCTTCGTGCTCACGCCAGGCGTCGTCTACGCCTACCGCACGGACAGCATCCTTGCCGACACGGACGTCCTGAAAGCTGCAACCATCGACGGTGTCTTCGGCCGCTTGGGGCTGGGGCTCAACATCCGCGCCAGCAAGGGCTTCGCCGTGCATCCCGAGGTCACGGTCCTGCGCAGCTTCGGCGAAGAGAAGGCGCTGACCTACATGGCCGGCATCGGCTTCAACTTCGTCAACCTGCCCGACTTCAGCGACATTCAGTAGCTTGGGTTGGGTCTCGGACCGGTGCGCCAAGGGCCGTCGCCTCCCACGGTCGGCGACGCGGGTGCCCGCTCCGGCGAAGACGCCCTCGGCCCACCTGCCAGCAGGTCCGGGCTTGTGCCGGTGTGGCGGTGGGATACTCTCGTGGCATGGCGAAGAGGCTCAGGCAATTGACGAGACGCGCCGTGCTCAAGACGAGCCTGGCGGTATCGGGGGCGGCCGCAGCGGCGACAACGGCGCTGTCGTGGTTGGTTGCGGCTTGCTCCAGCTCCGGGGCCGGTGGCTTCGGCTACGGCTATGGCAACAACGGCTACGGCAACTATGGCTACGGGACCTCGCTGCGGCAGCGGGTCGGCTTGCGTTCTCGACGTAGCGTCTGACGAAACGCGCGCGGGCTCGCGGAGCAACTGGGGCCGCGTCCGATAGGAGTTGCGGACACGGCTACGCACGCAACAGTGCACGCATGCGCGCACCGATCGCCTCACTGGAGAGCTGGGACGCCACGCGGCGCTGACCGCTCTCCGCGATTTGCCCGCGCCGAGACGGTGAGTCGAAACACTCCCGAAGTGCAGACACCGCCGCGTCGAGGGACGGCTCGGCCCACTCCGCACCCCGGTCGAACCAGGCAATTCGCGTCCAAGTCTGACGGACGGGCACCATGCGGCACTCGACTAGGAACGCGCTTTCGCGATCCATGAAGTCGAGGTTTCCGGAGTAGGCCGTCGCCACCACTGGGACCCCGCATGCCATCGCCTCGGCTAGAGTCAGCCCAAAGCCTTCAGCGCGATGCAGCGACACGTAGGCATCCGCGCGTCGTAGCAGTCGCACCAGAGCTCCGTCCGACAGGTCATCGAAGTTCAGGTAGATCGTCGGTCCCCGTTTGCCCGCGAGGCGCCTCACGTAGCGCACGATCCGCTCGGGATCCGGAACGAAGCGCAGTCCGGCTTTGATCAAGAGAGCGACGTCGCGACGCCCCCTGAACGCCTCCAGGAATGCGCGCAGCAGGCCGTCTGGATTCTTTCGATCCGACCACTCCATGATGGACACGAACAGGAAGACGTCGGGTGGGATCTCTGGCAGCCCGCGGGGTCCAGGCGGACGGGTGTCGACGGGGTGCGGAACGACGTGCACCGGACGCTTCGTGCCGCGCTGGAATGCTTTCTGGCAAAAGCGCGAGGGCACCCAGATCTCGTCCATACGCTCGAGCTCCGCGCTCCACCCGGCTGGGACGTCGCGAGTCTCCCAGGCGGCGACGCCGATGTTCTTCTTTGCGGCGTCACGCAGAGCAGTGAACTGGGGCGGGGGCGTGTGGACGACCACGGTGTCGTAGGCGCCCTTGCGAAACGTCAACCTTCGCACTTCCCGGTGCGCCGTGGAGGGCAGGCATTCGCGGGGCGATCCGTCGTCGTTCAAGGTGACACTGGAGCCGCGCACGGGAACGCCGCTGCGAGCCAGGGCCAGCAAATGCCGCCTTGCCGCTTCCCCGTAGCCGGACTGCTCGGCCAAGAACCCGACGTAGCGGACCGTCATCGCCCACCGCCCCAGAGCCCCACGCGCGCCGCCCAGTCCCAAGGCCAGCGGCGTGCGGCCAACTCTTCCGCGGCGTTCGTCACCGACGATGGTGGAAGGCACCGAAGACAACGATGTCCCCGTGAGCGACGAGTCCCGTGTTGAACGGGGCTGTGACACGAGCACGAAAGCGCGGTACCGACCTCGGGCGGAGGTCCGTGTCGCACGGGACACGAGCGCCCATGAAGGCTGACGACCGGCGCGCCCGCGGCAACCGCGACGTCGCACCAACTGCCGGCGTCGGCGATCACCACGCTGGCAAAGCGCAATGCCGCTGCCTGCTCGTATGAACCACGAGCCGGCACACGCGGAAGCCCGCCGACGTTCCGGCCAACACAAAACGCTCTTCCCCCGATGCGATCTGCAACCGCCGTCCCGACCTCGAGTAGGCGAGCTGCGCCGTAGCCGCGATTGCGGGGCGCAAGCACGATGACGGGCTTGCCGCGCGCAACGCGCGACCAGTCGACTCGCACCCGTCGCAGCGTGGCGCTTCGAAAGCTCAACTGTGGGCAGGCGTCCTTCAGCTCGAATCCCGCGGCCAGCGCCGCGTCGGTCCAATGCGCCGAGGCGTGTTGGACGCGATGGGGATAGGGCGTCGCACAAATCTCGAGCCTGGAAGGGGCGCCGTCGATCCAGCGAGAAGCGCGGCGCACCCCAGGTCGAAAGTCCACCGTCAGCTCTGGTGGCGAAGCGCCGAGCCCGTGTCCGCGGGAGCGTAGGTGCCCCCCCAGCAGCGCTGCGACGGACGGTCGGCCCAGCAGCGAAAATCGGCTGCTGGCAAAGCGCCGGAGGACCGCATCGACGGCGGGCAGCGCCTGGACCGCCCGCCCGAGCCGCGAAACGCCGAAGTCCAGCTGCACTACGCGGGGGTGAATCCCCGCGAGTTTGGCGGCGAGGGCCGCCCCGTCGATCTTGGGCTCCAAGTCCGAGAGCACGATCACGCCTGGCATGAGCGAGGCTCAGCTATACTGCTCGAAGCCAGGGCTGCCAAAGGTCGCGTTTCGCCCCACCCGACACCCCGCGAAGGGGGGTGAGCCGGCGAGGTGTAACCGGGGGAAACTGCAAGCCAATTTGGGCAATTGAGCAAATTCTGCACAACTCGTTCTACGGCGTCGCACCCGTCCCGAGTCCGAGCTAAGATGACTGGGTGCTTACTTTGCGACGCGCTGCTGGTGTAGCGGCGGTGGGCCTGTGGGGATGTGGCGCACCCAACCTGGAAGGGGCTCAGCCAAACGTAGCGGGCGATCCGACGCCCCTTTCGAAGTGCAAGGTGGCGGCAAGCGCCTCGAGCCCGCTCGTCACCGAGTGGCCGGCGTCCGAAAAGGCTCACTTGGAGAGCCTGATCGGTCGAGGCGCGGTGGCCGTGGAGTATTCGGGGTGTGAACTGTCGCTCGTGGATGCCTGTCAGCTGCCGGGCAGCTACGGCTTTCGTCGCACCACCCCGGCCACGGACACCGTGGACATCGAGAATGCCGACGAACTTTGGGCCAAGCTGCCCCTGGGTGCGGCCGCCTTGGAAGGCGAGCTGGGGCGCACGGGTCGTTTGGCGGTGCGCACGACGGTGACGGGGCAGCTTGCGCTGGGCACCTTCGACGCGGCGAGCGTGGGCGCGCAATCAGGCTGCGAGCGGGCAACGCACGTGATCAGTGCCGTGTCCGTCGGCGCGTTCCGTCTCGTGTCAGGTGGTTCCGTGCAGGCCAGTGGCGGCGCCAGCGTCGTCGGCGTGGGCGCGGGTGCCAGCACGAAGAACGAAGAGCAAGTGATGCGCACTGCGGGCGACCCCCAACGCTGTGCGGAATCCAGCGACGAGGCGCCCCACCGCGACTGCGCGTCGCCGATTCAGCTGTTCCTGCAGCCTCTGGCGAGCGGCCCTTCCGAAGTGAAACCCCGGGCGGCGGCCAACGCGCCATTGCCACCGAGTGCGGGCGTGGTCGTGGACTTTCCCGCGCCCGAAGACGCCGAGGAGGCGTGGACGCTTCACGACGCAGACGGCATCGCCCTCTGCGGCTTGCCCTGCAACCGCGTGGTTCCGAACGGAAGTGGCTACTACCTGGAGGGCCACGTGGCGGGCAGCAACGACATCACCCGCTTGGATCTGCCCGCACGCCCTGGCTTCGCGGCAGGCACCAACGTGCGCGCGCAGTACCGACCCGAGCGCGGCGAGCCCTTTCTCTCGAAGCTGACCTTTTATGGCTTGGGGATCCCTGCGGCCGTGGGTGGCGTGGCAACCCTGGTCTTGGGCATCGTTTCCGCGACCTCCGATGACGAGAAGGACAACGACCGCGCCGGTATTTGGTTCGCAGCCACGGGCATGTACTGGGGCATCTCCGCGGCGAGCTTCTGGTGGTTCACGTGGAGTCACGACTCCGAGCTCACCTTGGCCAACTCCGCTACGGCGGCCAAGGCGGGACGGAACGATGCGGCTGCGGCTACTCCGGGCCTGACCCTGCGCTTCGGGCCCGGCGCCATCGGCGGAAGCTTCTGACCCGCGTGGTCTGGTGCTACGGCACCAGCTTCTGACCACGCACGTACTGATGCTTGCACCCCGCCCCAAGCTCGGGTTGCAATCAGCGGCCATTGCATCCGGAAGAGCTCAGCGCAGGGGTCGTGGTCGGGGGGCGCTATCGCCTCGAGGCCGAACTGGCACGCGGCGGCGAGAGTCGCGTGTTCCGTGCGGCAGAGCTGCGCACCGGGCGGCAGGTTGCGCTCAAGGCCCTGGCTCGCGACCCGGCCGACAAGACCTGGGTGTCGCGCTTTCGGCGTGAAGCGAACCTCGCGCGCCAACTGCAGCACCCGAACACGGTGCGTCTGCTCGACTTCGACGTGGATGCCGAGTCCCTGCCCTTCATCGTGTACGAGCTGCTTCAAGGGCAAACCCTGCGCAGTCTGATTCAGCGTCAGGGCGCCCTGGGTGAAGCGAGAGCGGTGCGCATCGCGACGCAAATCCTGAAAGCATTGATGGAGTCGCATGCCGTGGGCGTCGTGCATCGCGACATCAAGCCCGACAACGTCTTCGTCTGCGACTTTCCCGGTGAGAGCGACTACGTGAAGGTGCTGGACTTCGGCATCGCAAAAAGCATGGAGTCCGAAGCCACGGTGCTCACCTCGGACGGCAT
Protein-coding regions in this window:
- a CDS encoding glycosyltransferase family 4 protein, producing MTVRYVGFLAEQSGYGEAARRHLLALARSGVPVRGSSVTLNDDGSPRECLPSTAHREVRRLTFRKGAYDTVVVHTPPPQFTALRDAAKKNIGVAAWETRDVPAGWSAELERMDEIWVPSRFCQKAFQRGTKRPVHVVPHPVDTRPPGPRGLPEIPPDVFLFVSIMEWSDRKNPDGLLRAFLEAFRGRRDVALLIKAGLRFVPDPERIVRYVRRLAGKRGPTIYLNFDDLSDGALVRLLRRADAYVSLHRAEGFGLTLAEAMACGVPVVATAYSGNLDFMDRESAFLVECRMVPVRQTWTRIAWFDRGAEWAEPSLDAAVSALRECFDSPSRRGQIAESGQRRVASQLSSEAIGARMRALLRA